CAATGCGCATGTGCTCGCCTTCAGCCCCTGACATACCCTGAGGAAAGTCCATTTCCTCACAGGCGGCATTACAGTCTGCTAACAGCCGCGCCTTAAATTCGGGGTCAACCCACGCTCGGGCAACTAGTTTTGCCCCATTAAATGGCCCCATTTGCGTTTCAAAATAGCCGAGGATGTTATCAACAGTGTCACCCGTGATGATCCCCTTTTCAATCAACAATGACTCCAGTGCTTTTACCTTTGCGGCACTAACAGCTTCGCGATCAGCTCCATATTTAAATCCGGGATAGTTACTAGGCATGAAGATCTCCTTTTACACAGCTTCGATATACACTTCAAAAATGTCGTTGTAGTAGAGCGAATTGGGCTCAGTCAAAGATTCTGGCCAAATATCCTTATTCTTAAAGGCCAGACTATACACGGGCATCGGTGTGCCAATGCCATCTTCTGTGGGAAAGAAGTAAGTAAACGCACCTTCGTACACCAGCACCACTTCCGCTACATGTCCCTTCAGATGCCCAGGTAAGCGGCTATGGTCAGCCGGTGAGACATTTTTGATGCGAACCTGATCGCCCACACTAAATTTTGGTGGGGCGGGAAGCTCTCGCATCGGTGAGTCCCCTTCTTGCAGATACTTCAAAACTTGGGCGTCGATTTCGGCAGCACCTCCATCCGGTAAGGGTGCCGCCGCCTTTTCGCTGTTCTCTAGCAATTCAGCAGTGCGAGCATCCAGTTCTTCCTGGGTGATGTACCCTTCAGAAATAAAAAAACCGGAAATGCCTCCTAACCATTTTTCGTAGTAGCGCAAACGGAAGTAGTCAAAAGGGTGCATGCCTTCGGCCCCCATGCGCAAGTGTCCCCAAGTCCAAAAGCTTTTAAAAGTGGTGGGCACTTCCTCAATTGCATAGTCGGGCAGCGAGTCACTCAGATGATTGCTGAGTGCCATCATGGCGGTGTGAATGCCAAAAATACGCTGTTCCCAAGGTTCGACAAATACTTGAGTTTCGGCATTGATAGGGTCGAGCCCTTCTAGCCCCCCCAGATTATGCTGTAGTTTCATCAGCAGTATGACTCCTTATGTCTGATGTATAGGTTAAAAATTGACTAAGTGGGGCAAGGTGCCCGATTATTCCCGCGCTGTGGCAACGGTAGAAGTGGTCATGGCTTTGCCCCACGCTTCGGACAGATAGCCGAATAAGTTGCCAAGAATCATGGCGACGATCGCAATTAACACCGGATTGTTGGGGACAGCAGCAGTTACGGGATTACCGGTTACTGCTACCGTCCCTACGGTTTGCGAAAAACCCCAGACAATGGCTGGTGTAATGCCGTGGGTAAAGGGTAATTTTGAGGCCTGCACCATACCAGCACTACCAATGCCCACACAAATGGCAGCCACTAGTGGATTTGGCCCAATCAAGTCGATAGCCCACAGTGAGAGGGCGGCAATAATAATGCCGGTAATATTGCAAGAAATAGACTTAATAAAGCCCCGCACACCGCCCCCCACAATAAAAAAGGAGGCCCAGGCAGTAAAAGTGACCCAAACCGGCACAGGGATGACCGTTGCAGTCAGGAAAACATCAACACCGCCGAGTACGCCGATGCTAATCGTTAAGGCTTCGGATTGTTTCATGGCAAATTGTATTCTGGATTATTGGGGGGTTATATCAAGCACTCGTTAAAACCGCACCGCAGTTCGACCTCGTCTAAATCGCGACCGATAAAGACCAGTTCATTGCGCCGCGTTTCTCCCGCTTGCCAAGGGCGTCCTGGACGGCCATCTAGAGTCATGTGTACACCTTGGAATACGAAGCGACGGCTGGCATTGTCCATGTCGAGAATGCCTTTCATACGGAAAAGATCGGGCCCACGGGCTTGTACCAATTGATAGAGCCAGCGATTAAATTGTTCGCCATTGACGACACCCGTTTCCTGAATCGAAATTGAGGTTACGGTTTCGTCGTGGTCATGGGCAGCTTCGTCGAGAAACTCTGGATCGATACTGAGAGCATTCTTTAGATCGAAAGCACCCACCCCCAGCACCGTGTCCAGTGAAATTTTGCAGTGTTGCGTCTGGTGAATTTTGGCGATCGCATTCATAATCCGAATGCGCTGCTCTAGCTCTTCTAGAATGAACGGCGACACTAGATCGACTTTATTCAGCAAAATCACATCAGCGAAAGCAATTTGTTCTTGGGCTTCACTACTATCCCAATGCTCCCAGATGTACTTAGCATCAACGACGGTGACAATGGCGTCTAATAACAAGCGAGAGCGCATCACTTCATCCATAAAAAAGGACTGAATGACCGGCGCCGGATCAGCTAGCCCCGTCGTTTCAATCATTAAGTAGTCAAAATCTTCGGAGCGCTCCATCAAATTGCTGACAATTCGGATTAGGTCACTCCGCACCGTGCAGCAGATACAACCATTGTTCATCTCGAAGATTTCTTCATCAGCATCAATCACCAATTGGTTGTCAATGCCGATCTCTCCAAACTCATTCACAATAACAGCGATACGCTTACCGTGTTGAGCGGTCAAAATATAGTTGAGTAGAGTGGTTTTACCGGCACCTAAATACCCGGTTAAGACAGTAGTTGGAATCAGGCCTTGCAAAGATTTTATCCTCCATAAAACACCTATCTAGCTCTAAATTTATCAATTGGATTTATATTAAAAAACTGCTTTGTTAGATAGCTCATCACAACATCGAAAAGGACAATATGACTCAAATTAACTTATATCGTTTTTTCTGCAGCTTACTAAAATAAAGATAAGATGTGAAGACGAAATAAACCGTATATTTGACGACACAAAAAAACTAAATTTACAAACATTTTAGTTTTTTTTGGACGGATATATGAGTCATTAATGTGTCACTGTGTTAAGAATAAATGTTTATAACATGGTCTACAACTGAACTATTTCAAGTTGTTTCATCCACAAAATCTGTTTTATGGCATGGCTTCTAATGAGGCTTATATCTAAGACATCTACTGTCTTAGACTTCTCTCCATTTCAGTGGTCATGCTGACCATACAAATATTTCAGTCCCCTTTTAGAGATTTACTCCAAATTTCTTTCTTCTTTGAGCAATCACAATTGTCATCAAGAGTATTCCCAACATCAGGGACAAAAGTTCTCTAATAATCATTGATGAGGGCGATCGCCAACACATTCAAAAATTTCTGCCATTTTCTGACAGAAGAAGTCCCCAGCCGATTGTGGATATTTTGCGCTTCGTCAAAAAAACCTTCCAGAGGTGTATAAGGTGTGGGGAAATTTCCTCGGCTTGACCAGAAGGTAATTGAATACAACTGCTCAGTTATTTCTAGCTGTACGCTGGGGATTTGGTGATAGTCTGCTGGCTTCTTGCTGGTGTTTTGCCCCCGGTTTGCTGGATTTTCTCAAGATGCTGGGATTATTGGCAGTTATTGCGAATATAATCTTTCTTGAGTTGTTCAAGCTTTAGTAAAACACCACTTAATCCCCACCAGATAACCAGCATTCCACCATCAAGACTAATTACAAACAATTGTACTGACTAAGGCTTCATTCGTCCGCCGCTTAAAAAAAGACCCCCATTGCGGGGGCCATCAACAAATGAGCCATGCTAGGAATTGAACGGATGGCTATTCCGCATCGAAGCCTGATTCTTCTGGTAGTGCGCGGATATCAGACATATCTAAGGTTTCGTCTCCGTACAGAACAGCATCAAATCTCCGTTGAAATGCCTCGGAGCGCCCAATCTCATTGAGCCGTTTCCAAAAGGAATCCACAATGATTTGACGAGCGACAGCCTGTTGCTCCTTCAGGACATGTGGCGTTTGTTCAATCACATGGTCGGCATAGATAGCTGATTCTCGTTCAAGGCGATCGCTGAGTTCCGTCTTTAACGTTGCATTGCTTGGCTTGGATTTGACCACGGGTTCAATGGGTTGATTGATGACTAGGGAAATTGCCTGTTTGTAGGTCTTGTTTTCCTGGCGCACGAGATGCCAGACCTGGTCTAGTAGGGCGGTCTGGGCTGGGGTAAATTCCTCGGTGTTGAGATCAATGGCCAAAGCCTCCAGGACTTGGTTGAGCTTGGTCATTGAGGTTTGGTATTGGGTGATGATGTCTTGTTTATTCATGGGTCAATGCCTCAAAAGGTGTCCTTCGCAAATAATCTGGGGCTAAAACAGGGGGCAGCATTAGCCTCAGTATCAGCTTCAATCCCTTCTTCGTCTCCGTCTCCGTCTCCATTAAATTTTTCCAATCGTGACAATGCTTGTGAATCTTCCAGAGATGAGGGAGAGAGACTATTAATCAAGGCAGTCAGTTGGTTAATTGCTTGGGATAGACGCCGGATTGAGAGTTCTGCTTGGTCTTTGATTTGCTCTGGTGTCGCGCCTCGTTTTTGTAGGATCCGGGGATAGTGCAGGAGCAGGAGGGCATCTTCTAGTTCTTTCTGTAGACTTCTACCCTCACTCTGTTTGAAGTCTTCCAGGATCTGCCGCAATGGACTATCTGTATCACTACGGAAAAAGTGTTGTTTACTCATTTTGTTATCTCTATAGGCTGTGTAAAAGTCCGTAGCTGTCCACCAGACGGCGGGCCATCACCCGATCCTTAATGCCTGATTTCACGACCCCCCGGGCCAGATGATTCGCCCAGCTCACTTTCCCTGATAAATGGCCCATGATTTCTTGTTCCAGGAGCATTGCTGCGCCACCACCGCACACCACATAGTCCACGGGGTTTTGTTCAGTGAGAAATAGCCGGATTTGTTGCCAATACAGAGGGAGACATTTTTTTATCTCCTGTTGGAGTTCTGGGCGGAGATTTTTCCCGGTGAAAATCATCTCTGCGAGGGCTATTTCATCCTTATGGCCTGTACGCTTCTGCACTTCTTGCACCAGCCACCGAAAGCCGAGGTTATTGGTCACTGATTCCATCACTGAGGGATAACCTTTGTCGGTCACTAACCATGAGGTATTACGATGACCAATTACCAATACAGCAACCCGGGCTAATTGGGGGTTAATTTTTCTGGGCAATCCCTGAAGAAAGAGCCCTGCGCCTTCTGGGCAGATGGTGATTTCGTTGAGATCTAGGGATAGAGATCTCCCGCAATAGAGGACTGTTTCCTGGGCGGCGACTAATCCTTCTTCTAGGCGGTCTTTTGTGACATATTCATCAAAGGGCAACAGAATCCCCAGGTCGATGGGTAATGTTTCCTGGATGAGGGTCTGCACATGGCATAGCACCCCCAGGATTTTGTACAGGGCTTTGATGTATTTCAGGTCATTGTTCCGGATAGCCGAACCTTGAAATTTCTTGGCACTAGCTCCCAGGAGATAGCAGGCTTCTTTATGGGATATCCAGGCATTTTCAACGTGGGTATAGTTCATCCCCCACCCAGCAGATTTCGGATAGTCCGGGGGCACTGCCGCGCAATAGGGGGCCATGGTAAAGCATTGGATTGAATCTCCCTCTCGCTGGTAGACCACTTTCGTGGCGCTACTGCCGGGGTCAATAACGATTTTGAGTTTGGACATAGTTCTTACCTCCTGACCCTAAAGAGGAAATGCCCTGAACAGCACGGATAGAAGTGATTTATTTGTTACACAACTTCACAATGGTTCGTCTGCAGAAGCTGTGATTGCCTGAGGTAAGTCTTGGTTCGGGGGGCCAAATTTTTGCTGAGGATTTTCTCTCTTTGAGGTTTAGTCTGAAGGGTAAAGTTGTATTACTGTTTACCCTGATGGTTAATTGCTGGTTATCTGCTGGGGATTGGGTGGTATTTTGCTAAAGTCTGGATAGGTCAAAACAGATTTCATTCGCAATAGTTGTTGAATAATCCCGGTTTCTTGAGAATTGCCAGCAAACAACAGGCAATAAGCCACCTAGCCATGGGCAAAGCGCCATCAACTTCTGACTGTCTAGCCACGGAATCAGAAGCACCCTCTGCCGTTTATCTTCTAGTCAAAGAGAGAAAATTTCCCCACACCTTATACACCGCCGGAGGTTTTTTTCTGGCGGAGGCAAAATCGCTGCTATCGGAAGCAGATTTCCTTGGGTCGGAAAAACAGAGAAAATTTCATCTTTCGCAAAAACTTCAACGCAAAATTTCAGCGGTCTTCACATTTTTGCGGGACGAGAAAGGACAGACTCTTCTCTGAATGAGCCCGAAATCTAAATAAACAAGCCTGGATCAACATTAAAAATGCGGCCTAATGCCCTGGCTTGAGATTTACTGATGCTCCTTTTTCCATTAACAACCTCGGAAACAACCCCGCTTGAGCCGATCACTCCCACTAAATCTTTTTGGCTCATGCCATTCGCCTCCATCAAATGCTGTAACACTTCATGGGGAGAAACCTTCGATATCGAAAAATGCTTTGTCTCATACTGTTCCACCAACAGTACAAGGAGCTTGAGTAGGGACTGTTCAGCTAAGCTTTTTTTCTGCTGAAAGAGTAGACCTTCTACCCGCGCCAATGTCTGCTCATACTCAGCTTCAGTCTCGATGACCTTGGGCATAGCATCCATTAGAAGTTGGGCATAGTTTTGTTTATCTAAAGTAGGGGTCATTTTTCCAAGTGTCCTTGTCGTACTCAGCGTGGGTCAAAAAATATTTGTAGTAAACGGTTTGAGATGGGTAGTCGATGCCAACGATTAAGCGATATTTATTCCCCTTGATGTTAAATACAGTAAAATTTCCGACGGCCTCCGCGTCTCGATAGGTTTTCCGAACCTCTTCTAGATTTTGCCATTGGGCCTGCTTGATCACTGCATACCAAGCATCTAGGGCTGATTTACTATCAGAGTATTTGGCTGCATCTTGCCTTAGTTTGCTGATGCTGATTAAGTGCATATAGTCCTTTTCCCCAATAGTAACCGAATACTCTCAAAATGAGAGTATTTAATAACAACTTCCAGGGCTGTTGTCCAGGTTAATAAAGTGGTAACTATCGCCATACATTGCCACGTGGACAAATGTTTCAGTCCCGTAGTTGGGATTTAGTGGTTGGAAAGCGCCACTGAAGCAAACGTGAGCAACGCGGAAGCCAAGTTTCAGTCCCGTAATCGGGATTTAGTGGTTGGAAAGCAGCCCACCCAAGATATCCCCGTCCGTGGGTCTTGTTTCAGTCCCGTAATCGGGATTTAGTGGTTGGAAAGTCTGCCACAAAAATCAAAGCCCCCATTTTTTCTTGTTTCAGTCCCGTAATCGGGATTTAGTGGTTGGAAAGTCGGCGAGGTCACCAAGGTCGGCTCCTGCCGCCGTGATTGAAGTTTCAGTCCCGTAATCGGGATTTAGTGGTTGGAAAGGCGGGAACAACTTTGATGCGATCCGAAGTACCAATTGTTTCAGTCCCGTAATCGGGATTTAGTGGTTGGAAAGTTTGCCTTTTTGTTAATCTCCGCCATCATTGCAGCGTTTCAGTCCCGTAATCGGGATTTAGTGGTTGGAAAGTTTTTTATTCATAGTCCTAATAGAAAAGGCGATGCCCTGTTTCAGTCCCGTAATCGGGATTTAGTGGTTGGAAAGTCGCCATGGGCCAAATTAGAGCGCCAAGGGGAGAAAGTTTCAGTCCCGTAATCGGGATTTAGTGGTTGGAAAGCCGTTTCGATTAATTTCAGAGGGTGCAATTTGAGTGGTTTCAGTCCCGTAATCGGGATTTAGTGGTTGGAAAGAACGACAAGGCTTACAAGGGGGTAATTCGTGATTTGTTTCAGTCCCGTAATCGGGATTTAGTGGTTGGAAAGTAGGCAGGGGAGTGAAATGGTTTCATGTTGGGCTCATGTTTCAGTCCCGTAATCGGGATTTAGTGGTTGGAAAGCAGTAAGATGAAGGAGGTGGTGCATATCACTTGCGTTTCAGTCCCGTAATCGGGATTTAGTGGTTGGAAAGCTAGATTTGCTTATAGAGTTGACTGTTATCGGGACTTGTTTCAGTCCCGTAATCGGGATTTAGTGGTTGGAAAGATGATGGCGTTGCCAGCGTTCTCGGATTGGAGAATTTAACGTTTCAGTCCCGTAATCGGGATTTAGTGGTTGGAAAGCCCTGAGAAGTTTGGCTGTTTTGCTGACTGCGATCTGGTTTCAGTCCCGTAATCGGGATTTAGTGGTTGGAAAGCATCGAGGCAGTAGAGCAAATCGCAGGCCACCTCATAGTTTCAGTCCCGTAATCGGGATTTAGTGGTTGGAAAGTCATTGGGGTCTGCATTGGGGCCATCGCTATCGTCCTGTTTCAGTCCCGTAATCGGGATTTAGTGGTTGGAAAGTGGGACGCTCCGTAAGGTTTGGAGAATAGGGTCTAGTGTTTCAGTCCCGTAATCGGGATTTAGTGGTTGGAAAGCACTTCGTCGCTGATTGTCCACCGACTTGCGAGGGCTGCGTTTCAGTCCCGTAAATCGGGATTTAGTGGTTGGAAAGATGCCCTTCTCTCATCGATGTTTGATTAAATCATCTGTTTCAGTCCCGTAATCGGGATTTAGTGGTTGGAAAGAAGCATTTTCCCTGGTCGCCGCTGGTAGCTTGTGGCAGTTTCAGTCCCGTAGTCGGGATTTAGTGGTTGGAAAGGCGTAACTGTCCTAATTGTTTCTCAAGGCTTAAGTTTCAGTCCCGTAGTCGGGATTTAGTGGTTGGAAAGTGGTCTCCGTCTCGCAAACGTAGTCGCCGCTAATGTTTCAGTCCCGTAGTCGGGATTTAGTGGTTGGAAAGCCCTAGCTTTCGCCAACTGCTGCGGCAAATCTTCGTTTCAGTCCCGTAGTCGGGATTTAGTGGTTGGAAAGCAGTGCGATTCAGCGGTGGGATAAAGAAAAATTGGTTTCAGTCCCGTAGTCGGGATTTAGTGGTTGGAAAGCCGATTCGCAAGTTTCATCATCAATCCCCGTGATGTTTCAGTCCCGTAGTCGGGATTTAGTGGTTGGAAAGCGGAACGTCGCGCCGAAACCATCGCCAGGACGGGTTTCAGTCCCGTAGTCGGGATTTAGTGGTTGGAAAGTGATTATGTTCAAGAAATCACAACGCAAAAGAAAAAGTTTCAGTCCCGTAGTCGGGATTTAGTGGTTGGAAAGTCAAGCGAGATACCCACCAGAAAGCCTTTGACCTGGTTTCAGTCCCGAGTCGGGA
The Picosynechococcus sp. PCC 7002 genome window above contains:
- the nthB gene encoding nitrile hydratase subunit beta, which encodes MKLQHNLGGLEGLDPINAETQVFVEPWEQRIFGIHTAMMALSNHLSDSLPDYAIEEVPTTFKSFWTWGHLRMGAEGMHPFDYFRLRYYEKWLGGISGFFISEGYITQEELDARTAELLENSEKAAAPLPDGGAAEIDAQVLKYLQEGDSPMRELPAPPKFSVGDQVRIKNVSPADHSRLPGHLKGHVAEVVLVYEGAFTYFFPTEDGIGTPMPVYSLAFKNKDIWPESLTEPNSLYYNDIFEVYIEAV
- a CDS encoding DUF1097 domain-containing protein, whose translation is MKQSEALTISIGVLGGVDVFLTATVIPVPVWVTFTAWASFFIVGGGVRGFIKSISCNITGIIIAALSLWAIDLIGPNPLVAAICVGIGSAGMVQASKLPFTHGITPAIVWGFSQTVGTVAVTGNPVTAAVPNNPVLIAIVAMILGNLFGYLSEAWGKAMTTSTVATARE
- a CDS encoding CobW family GTP-binding protein, whose amino-acid sequence is MKSLQGLIPTTVLTGYLGAGKTTLLNYILTAQHGKRIAVIVNEFGEIGIDNQLVIDADEEIFEMNNGCICCTVRSDLIRIVSNLMERSEDFDYLMIETTGLADPAPVIQSFFMDEVMRSRLLLDAIVTVVDAKYIWEHWDSSEAQEQIAFADVILLNKVDLVSPFILEELEQRIRIMNAIAKIHQTQHCKISLDTVLGVGAFDLKNALSIDPEFLDEAAHDHDETVTSISIQETGVVNGEQFNRWLYQLVQARGPDLFRMKGILDMDNASRRFVFQGVHMTLDGRPGRPWQAGETRRNELVFIGRDLDEVELRCGFNECLI
- a CDS encoding ParM/StbA family protein, with the protein product MSKLKIVIDPGSSATKVVYQREGDSIQCFTMAPYCAAVPPDYPKSAGWGMNYTHVENAWISHKEACYLLGASAKKFQGSAIRNNDLKYIKALYKILGVLCHVQTLIQETLPIDLGILLPFDEYVTKDRLEEGLVAAQETVLYCGRSLSLDLNEITICPEGAGLFLQGLPRKINPQLARVAVLVIGHRNTSWLVTDKGYPSVMESVTNNLGFRWLVQEVQKRTGHKDEIALAEMIFTGKNLRPELQQEIKKCLPLYWQQIRLFLTEQNPVDYVVCGGGAAMLLEQEIMGHLSGKVSWANHLARGVVKSGIKDRVMARRLVDSYGLLHSL
- a CDS encoding helix-turn-helix domain-containing protein, whose product is MTPTLDKQNYAQLLMDAMPKVIETEAEYEQTLARVEGLLFQQKKSLAEQSLLKLLVLLVEQYETKHFSISKVSPHEVLQHLMEANGMSQKDLVGVIGSSGVVSEVVNGKRSISKSQARALGRIFNVDPGLFI
- a CDS encoding type II toxin-antitoxin system HigB family toxin, yielding MHLISISKLRQDAAKYSDSKSALDAWYAVIKQAQWQNLEEVRKTYRDAEAVGNFTVFNIKGNKYRLIVGIDYPSQTVYYKYFLTHAEYDKDTWKNDPYFR